In a genomic window of Quercus lobata isolate SW786 chromosome 4, ValleyOak3.0 Primary Assembly, whole genome shotgun sequence:
- the LOC115984781 gene encoding uncharacterized protein LOC115984781, with product MEEANIPFFHVDIASEVLSRLSAKDLSSSKCVSKGWNSFISSTSFLHILSKRLEREGPSGLFFQMFKDNVDCVSRPITYIPIHKNKSFVQNNILNFLPEKVVIMSSCNGLLCCRSCIHPIDDIYRRVRNREAKELVIYICNPMTKEWIALKPEGCVVGDSIGLAFYPFGYSLNTRPIIKLVSIQQSKVDPHLYSFAVYSSQTGSWTTSKEVCHCRYQIYKNNKVFVGKMFNWLTQNHHILSFDVERELSKVIKLPGEASSSLILGCSEGYLHYVCVHGEDFSVWMLKDYSSSEWVLKYQVTLVDICQESYTDLTHCNVKRRLLLAFHEDLLFMPMDRCLFSYNFRSRKLQQLCYISMLQDLILSNPTVIPYSISLAAAGVFKEDQSDENKSSEDLRDVSSLKISKRKRTC from the coding sequence ATGGAAGAAGCAAACATCCCTTTCTTTCATGTTGATATTGCATCTGAAGTTTTGTCACGATTGTCTGCGAAGGATCTTTCTTCAAGCAAGTGTGTCTCTAAAGGATGGAATTCGTTTATTAGTAGTACTTCATTCTTGCATATACTTTCTAAACGGTTAGAACGAGAAGGACCTTCTGGGCTTTTCTTTCAAATGTTCAAGGATAATGTGGATTGTGTTTCTAGACCTATCACATACATTCCTATTCACAAGAACAAATCATTCGTCCAAAATAACATATTGAATTTTCTTCCAGAGAAAGTTGTTATCATGTCTTCGTGTAATGGGCTTCTCTGTTGCCGGAGTTGCATCCATCCTATTGATGATATTTATAGAAGAGTGCGAAATAGGGAGGCAAAGGAACTGGTGATATACATTTGCAACCCAATGACTAAAGAATGGATTGCATTGAAGCCAGAAGGGTGTGTTGTTGGTGATAGCATTGGATTAGCTTTCTATCCATTTGGTTATTCATTAAACACTCGCCCTATTATCAAGTTGGTAAGCATTCAACAATCAAAAGTGGATCCACATTTGTATTCATTTGCAGTGTACTCCTCACAGACAGGTAGTTGGACAACTTCTAAAGAGGTTTGCCATTGCAGATAtcaaatttacaaaaacaataaagttTTCGTTGGCAAGATGTTCAATTGGCTAACTCAGAACCAccatattttgagttttgacgTCGAAAGAGAGCTTTCTAAGGTGATTAAGTTACCTGGTGAAGCTTCAAGTTCACTCATTCTTGGATGTTCAGAAGGATATCTTCattatgtgtgtgtgcatgGTGAAGATTTTAGTGTGTGGATGTTGAAAGATTATTCCTCATCTGAGTGGGTGCTCAAGTATCAGGTGACATTGGTTGATATATGTCAAGAAAGTTATACAGATTTGACTCACTGTAATGTAAAAAGGCGCTTGCTTTTGGCTTTCCATGAAGATTTGTTGTTTATGCCAATGGATAGGTGTTTGTTCTCATACAATTTTAGGAGTAGGAAACTGCAGCAGCTTTGCTATATATCTATGCTACAAGATTTAATTTTGTCGAATCCAACTGTGATCCCATATTCCATTAGCTTGGCAGCTGCAGGGGTTTTCAAGGAAGATCAAAGTGATGAGAACAAGTCAAGTGAAGATCTAAGGGATGTTTCATccttgaaaatttcaaaaagaaaaaggacatGTTAG